In the genome of Clostridia bacterium, the window AGTTTTTCTCCTGTATGGGCTTATGGATATGTTCCCTTTGAGCATTTCCTCTCCCAAGCTGTTCAGCAGCTTCCTTACATGCCGCTTTATTAGCTCAAACTGTTCAGCTGTTGCTGCAGATGACCTGCCCAAGTCCCCTCCCTTATTTACCCTGGCCGGTATTATGAGGGAGTCCCCATCTATGCTCGTGTCCATCTCTTTTATAAGCTTCACATCTGCTAACAGCAGGCCTTTCATTTTAAGCTCCTTCATAATGGACTTTTCAATTTCCTCCTCAGATGCGCCTCTGCCTCCCAGCACAATAGGATCGTCAAGCTTGAAGTATAAAACTCCCGCAGGCAGCACCGACTTGCCGGACTCCTTACCGAGGCTCTCGCCAACTGCATCCAGGTAGGTTATCAGCTGTATCTGAAGTCCATAATAGACATCCGCCAGCTTGAACTGCTTGCTGCCGGACTTGTAGTCAACTATCCTGAAATATTTGCCCTCTTCTGTTTCCAAGCAATCCATCCTGTCAATTCTGCCGGACAGAACCATGCTATCCCCCATGGGCAGCTCGATTGTAATAGGAGGAAGCTTCTCCCCATCACCAAAGCCCATCTCATAACCGACCGGTTCAAAGGAGCTTCTTTTTATATGTTCTGCTATCATCCAGACAGCTCTTGTAAGCACTCTTTTCAATCTGTCTGCAAAGTATTTGTATCTACTGGAGCTTAAGAAAATAGTTCCGGCTATATCCTGCACCAACTCATCGACTATCAGTCCTACCTTTTCAGCGCACCAGTCCTTCTCAAGCTGTCTCCAGCCGGTGCTGCTCTCGCTTACTGTCTTGGAGAACATGTCAATTACCCTGTGCATGAAAGAACCCGTATCCGGGGCATTCATTTTCATTATATTTCTTTCCTTTGCTTTAAGCCCGTATTCCACATAGTATGAAAACGGGCAGGAAGAATACTTCTCAAGTCTTGATACACTGGTGTGTATTGTACTGCCATACAGCATCCTTACCCGTTCCTGCCTGATAAGCTCCACCTGATTGGTGTAATTGAAGCCTTCCACCATACGGCCATACTTTTCCTGCCATTTTTCTTGCTTTGAGTACCAGTCCACTACAGTTTTCCAAAGCGGATCGGTATATTTGCCTTCAAGGCTCTGTCTCATAGCAGCCACCAGCTCATTAAAGGTCGGCAATGGAGCTGATACGTATGCTTCAGCACTACCTGCAGCTTCACTCTTAGTCATTCCGCTTTCAAAGCTTATATTGGGAAACATCCTCTTTAACCTGCTTATAATCATAGACGGCCGTAATGCCCTTCCATCCCTGTCAGCAGCGCAAAAGCTCAGCCTGAGATAATTGGATGGGGCTGTCAATGCAGTATATATGAGATACTGCTGTTCAAAGGTCCTGCCCCTTGTATCCGGAGCAAGCTCCATCCCGAGAGTCCCCAAGGTTTCTCTATCCCTGTCCGACAAAATGCCCTCTTGTTTAAAAGGTATCGGAAATATCCCATCATTGGCACCTAATATGTATATTGCTTTTACATCATGGCTTTTGGAACGCTCGAGGCTTCCTACGAGCACTTGTTCAAGGGCTGCCGGTATCAAGCCGATATTATATTCCCCAAAGCCCACCGAGAGAATCTCCAGGAAGGTTTCCACCTTAACTGCCTCGTCTCCCATAGCCTCAACCACCTGATCCAAAAGCTCCAGAAGTATATTCCACACCTGACTGTACTCATCTGCCCTATCCAGCTCTCCTGCTTCGGTAAAATGCTGCACAAGCTTTTCCAGTCTTTCGGGCACTTCCAATTCATACAAAAATTCATATAAGGCTGTGCATATTTCCTTCCCATTGTTTCTGCCTTTTATTTTTTTATAGAGCTTTGAGAGAGGAGTCACTACTTTCTTTCTTACCTCATTCACCCTTTGCAGCAGCTCAAGCAGATATTGTCCTGACCCGGACTTTTCCATACTATAGCCCAGTGTATAGCTCCATTCCTCGTCCTTCATCCAACTGCTGCCTTTTATTCCGTTGGCCAGCACATAGTTCTCAAGCAGGTCCAGGTCTTCTCTATCAACTCCTGTAAGACCTGTTTTCAGATATCTGAAAACGGCTTCATAGGACCAATTACTTGTGAAAACCTCCAATGCCGAGATTACCAGAAGTACCAGAGGATGTCCCGTAATATCCTTTTTTCTGTCTATGAAGCAAGGTATTCCATACTCCCCGAATATCACCCTTATTACCTTTTCATAAAGTGCCAGGTCTCCTGTCAACACAGCAATATCCCTGTACCTCAAGCCTTCCTCCCTGCACTTTTTCAATATATCTCTTGCAGCACTCTCAGCTTCCGCATATATGTTAGGAGCCTCGTAGAGGCTCAAATACCTTGTATCATCCTTGTATATCCCATGAAGATATGTATATAGATTCGCCTCAAGGAACGCCAGCTCATTGTTGTATTTCAGCCCGTCACTTTTAATAGCAGCAGGTGCTTCCACCTTCACCCCTATATCCGCAGCCAGCCTCTTAAGCTTTGCTGAGGCGGTCTTTGCAGGCAGGAAGGCGTCTATTTCCTCCAATGCCAGTTCATCCGCAAGACAATCTGTGCATAATGCTAAATTAACCCTGACCGCTTTAGCCATAAGCCTCTCAATTACAACGTACTCCTGCGGGGTGAAGCCGGAAAATTCATCTATCCATATTTCCGAGCCCTCAAGAAGCTTGCACTGCATTAGCTTTTCAGCCAACAGAGCAAGATCGTCGTCAGAGTCTATATATTTATCATGGAGCCTTTTCTCAAAATCCCCATATATTAGTCCTATGTCATGGAGTTTGTCCTTCAGCTGTGTGCTCATATCAGCCGTTTCAAGAGTGTTTACAGCATCAGGTGTAATATTGTATCTCTTAAACTCACTGATAGTGCCGCATAGTGTGTTTACAAAACCCCTCTGTCCTGCAGCCCTGGAAAACACCCTTAAGTTTTCCTTGAGCCTCTCCATTATGGTATAAACCAGTATGCTTTTCCCTGCGGGATTTATATGCTTCCTTACTATCCCACCTACTTCTCCAAGCACTCTGTGGGATAATCTGCCGAAGCTTAATACCTCTACTCCGTTTATTCCGCTTGCGCCAAGGGCTTTTATCAGCCTTTTCTCTGCCTGATAGGAAAACTGATCGGGAACAATTATGATATGTCTCAACGCCTGTCCCCGTTCCAAGCTTGACTTTATTTCATTCAGGCAGAAGGTGCTTTTACCGCATCCTGCCCTTCCGTATATGATTCTCAGACTCATTTGAAATCATCCCCTGTCCTGGCAATATATCTATATTATATCACACAAAACTTCTATTATTAGATAGTTTTGGGCTATTAGGCAGCATCTTCATCCTAATGAAGTTTCATACATTGGGTATTGAATTACTATAAACATAATGATATATTGTTTATATATTATTTAAACCATATGCGTATATGTTTGTTCAGGAGGGGTTAGCAATGAGAATTTATTCATTCAATGAGCTTTCAGAAGAACAAAAGAGAAATATTTACCAGTTTACAGACAGCTTCAAGTCCAAAAACAGCTATGGAAGTTATGATGAAATGGTCAAGCTTTATGAGGGGGTCGCCTTTGATCATGGCAGCAGTTACTTTTCATTATGGGATGATAAAAGACCTGTTGCAACCATTGGTGTGATTTCCAAAGAGGCGGAGGCAAGAGGGGAAATATTTCTTGTATGCATTAATATAAAGGAGCAAGACAGCCATAAGCTATCAAAGCTTCTTTCCAAGGCCTATGATTACTGCTCGGGCATCAAGGCTGCCAAGTTCCGGCTTGGTGTAATGCATGACAGATATTATCTCATATCAGAACTAGAGAAAAGTGGTTATGTAGAGGTAAATAGAAATCTTATCATGCGATATTGCGGAGGCAATATTGGTTTTGAGGAAGATATGGACAAATGCTTTAAACCCTTGTCCCCAGAGAATATAAAGGATTATCAAAGGGTGGAAAGTGCTGCCTTCCTTCAGGCTCCAAATGGCGGAGTCGTTGAGGACGAGGAGCTTCAAGGCTTGCTGGATGAATACTGCGGGAGCAATTTAGCCGGAGTTTTCTATGCAGAAGATATTCCCGCCGGGACGTATACATTGAGAATTAAAGATGATGACGGCTGGATTGAGAGTATAGGTGTAGCCCCCGAGTACCAAGGCAGAGGTATCGGCAGGATGCTGCTGCATAAATCGATAAAGGTACTTCAAGCTGTGGGAGTCAAGAATATAAAGCTTTCGGTTTTCGATACTAACACCAGGGCATTAACGTTGTATAAGAAAGACGGCTTTGAAGTAGAAAGCGAGCCTTCTATATGGTATGAAAAGTAAGGGGGGTATCCTATCGCCCCTTTATCCTTATAATACTCACCTGACTCCTGTTCAGAAACCTTATAGGCAGCTTGCTTGTGCCCACACCGCTGTCAATATAGAGCAGGCTGTTTTCTTTCAATTTAAACATCCCTTTGTCAAAATGAGGGAAAAGGCCCTCCCCCGGTTCTATTATTGCGCCTATAAAAGGAAATCTTATCTGGCCTCCGTGAGTATGTCCGCAAAGTATCAGGTCTGGCGAATAATGTCCCAGCCGCTGTCGTATCTTTGGCGAGTGCGAAAGCAAGACTGTATACTTATTGCTATTCACGCTCTTCATCGCTTTTTCAATATTGTCCCTGCGCCCATAGGCATCATCTACCCCGCATATATTGATGTCTGCACTCCTTGCAGCAAAGGTTGAGCCTTTGTTATTTAGAATCACTACTCCCATGTCCTTAAGCTTGACAAGCAGTTCTTTCCTTCTGTTATTACTCCATTCATGGTTGCCTGACACGAAAAATATGCTCGGGCATATTGAACGCAGCTCACTTACTAAGGCATCCACATTACTAAAATCCTCCGTGGATCTATCCACCAAATCTCCGGTTATCAATACAGCATCAAGCTTGATATTACCCAATGCCTTAATGAGCCTTTGTACAATTTCTGCAGAAGCACCTCCATGAAAGTCGCTTACTTGCAGGAGTGTGACCTCCTCCCCCTGTTTAAGCTTTTCTGTATCTATATTGACTTCCCTCACTACAGGAAAATTGACTTCAAAAACCACATCAACTGCTATTAAGAGAGCTGCTGCCACAACTATTTTAATTACATTACCAAGCAAATCCTTCAGCTCCTTTAGCCATAAGATAAGGTAATTGGTCTAAGCATACCCTTATAAAATACCTCATATAATATTACCCATCCCTTATACCGTATATTCCTATAAGATTGAATTGAGTCTGTACTTCTGTTAGAATCTTATGTAGGAGATTGGGAAAGGAATTGTGGATATGAATTCTATAATAACTAAAATGAAAGATGACCGCTTCAGGTCTATATTATTTCTTGTACTAGCCGCCCTGCTTTGGAGCCTTGGAGGCCTGCTGATCAAATCAATAAAGCTGAATGCATTGGCGATAGCCGGAGTGAGAAGCTTTACAGCCGCGCTTCTTATGCTTACTGTAATAAGAAAGCCCAGCCTTAAATTTAACAGGTACAAGATAGGTGGAGCCATTGCGTACGTGGGTACTGTAGCACTGTTTGTTATGGCTAATAAGCTTACAACTGCAGCTACAGCAATACTTCTTCAATATACAGCCCCTATTTATGTAGCGTTGCTTGGCGCGTGGTTTCTGAAAGAGCGAACAACCTTTATGGATTGGGTGACTATATTTATGGTATTTGGCGGTATGATACTGTTTTTTATAGATGATGTGGGTGCCGGAGGCATGCTCGGCAACATTTATGCAATACTCAGCGGGTTCAGCTTTGCCTGCATGGTGCTGCTGCTTCGCAAGCAGAAGGACGCGTCTCCTCTGGAGTCTGTATTCTGGGGCAATGTGCTTACAGCAATCATAGGCCTTCCATTTATGTTTGGCGCCAGGCCGGACGCTTCCAGCTGGATAGCATTGCTGCTCCTTGGGGTATTCCAGCTTGGATTATCTTATATGTTATACGCTTTGGCGATAAAACACGTTACCGCTCTGGAGGCAATATTGATACCTGTCATTGAGCCAATTTTGAACCCTGTATGGGTGTTTCTGGTATTAGGCGAGTATCCCGGACCCTGGGCTTTTGTGGGCGGCTTCATAGTATTATCCGCGATAGTTGGCAGGAGTGTACTTATGGCACTGAAGGCAAACAGAAAGACAGAAAATAACGAAGCAGTATAAAAAAATAACCCGGCGAAATTCGCCGGGTTTTATATATTTCTTATACTCTTTCAAGCTTCATTCCTGTCTCATGTCCGTTAAGGTCCTGCACCTCAAAGCTCTTGTCTGTGACTCTTTCAACCTTTTCAGCCAAGGTTTCCTTCATTATATAGTCCTTGTATGCAGAAACTGCACCTGCTATTTCGTCATCTCCGTCAAAGTATATATTTATTCTGTCCATCATTTCATAATTGTTGTTCTTTCTCATTTGCTGCACTTTGGAGATGAATTCCCTTGCATAGCCCTCTTCAATCAGCTCTTTTGTAAGGGTAGTGTCAAGTATTATAAAGAGGTTGTTTTCTGTTGTTACTGTGAAGCCTTCCTTGGCTGCTATGCTAGTTATAACATAGTCCTTGTTTATCTCAAGTGTCTCTCCGTCAAGATTAACCTTTACTGTCTCTCCGGCCTCCAGCTTCGGTGCATACACTGACGCATCCATTTCCTGAAGCACCTTCGCAAAGGTCTTTATCTTCCCACCCAGTATCGAGCCTGCAAATTTATAGTTTGGCTTGAGGCTAAAGTTCATATATCTGTTTAAATCTTTCTCGAAGATTACTTCTTTTACGTTGAGTTCCTCCTGGATAAGCGGTATCAAATAGGATATCAGCTCTTCATATTTTGCATCTATAAATACCTTCTGTATCGGCTGACGTACCTTTATTCTTACCTGCTCCCTCGAAGCCCTTCCCATTCCTACCAGGCTCCTTACCAGGTCCATTCTCTCTTCCAGCTTGTCATCTATGAGCTTTTCATTCTGCACAGGGAAATCAGCCACATGTACAGACAGCTCTCCTGTGAGGTTCCTGTATATTTCCTCTGAAAGATACGGAGCAAATGGAGCAATAAGCTTTGATACTCCTACCATTACCTCGTAGGTAGTGTTGTAAACCGCTTTTTTGTCCTCTGTAAGCTCTGTTTCCCAGAACCTTCTCCTGGAACGTCTGATATACCAGTTGGACAGATCTTCATTTACAAAATTCTGTATCTTTCTTACGGATCTGTTAAGATCATATTCATCAAGCTCAGCAGTAACTTCCCTTACAAGGTTGTTGTACTTGGAAAGCATCCATCTGTCAAGCTCGGGACGATCACAGTACTCTACGAAGAAATCCTTGGGGTCTATACTGTCGGTATTTGCATACAGTGCAAAGAAAGTGTGAACATTTTTAAGTGTTCCAAAGAACTTGCTGAGTACTTCCTTCAAGCCATCTTCGTCAAACTTTGTGGTAGACCATACCGGGGATACATATAGCATATACCATCTTATAGCATCTGCTCCATACTTGTCGAACATTTCAAAGGGGTCTACGGTATTTCCAAGGGACTTTGACATCTTTCTGCCGTCCTTGTCTACCAAATGCCCGTTAACAAGTACATTTTTGTATGGAGATGTACCCATTACAAAGGTAGATATCGCAATCAGCGAATAGAACCAACCTCTTGTCTGGTCTATTGCTTCGCAAATGTAGTCTGCCGGGAATAGTTTCTCAAAATTCTCTTTGTTTTCAAAAGGATAGTGATGCTGTGCGAAAGGCATTGCCCCACTGTCGAACCAGCAGTCTATAACTTCCTTTACTCTCGTCATGGTGCCGCCACACTTTTCACACTTTATATGCACATCATCCACATAAGGTCTGTGCAAATCAATACTCTCATCAATTTTCTCTATAGATCTTTCCACAAGTTCTTTTCTGGAGCCTATGGAATCAGTATGTCCACAACCGCATCTCCAAATATTAAGCGGTGTTCCCCAGTATCTGTTTCTGGAAAGAGCCCAGTCGTTAACATTTTCAAGCCAGTTGCCAAAGCGCTTCTCCCCAATGTAATCAGGGAACCAATTTACTGCATTATTGTTAGCTACGAGATTGTCTCTAAGCTTGGTCATTTCTATATACCAGCTTGGTTTTGCGTAGTAAAGCAGTGGAGTCTTGCACCTCCAGCAGTGCGGATAATTGTGATCAACCTTTTCCTTTTTGAAAAGCTTGCCCTCTAATGCCAGCCATTTGATTACCTCAGGATCTGCATCCATTACAAACTGTCCTTCCCAGGGTGTGGCGGTGAATTTGCCCGCTTCATTGACCGGCTGCAGAACCGGAAGATCATATCTTCTTCCTGTATTGTAGTCATCTTCACCAAAGGCAGGAGCTGTATGGACTATACCTGTGCCATCCTCCGTTGTGACATAATCAGCTACTGTTACGAAGAAGGCTTTCTTCTCCGGGTTTACAAAAGGCATCAGCTGCTCATATTCCATGTATTCCATGTCTTTGCCCTTAATCTCTTCCAACACCTCGAACTCTTCTCCCAGAACCTTATGGGATAATGTCTTTTCCAGATAGTATATTTCATCATTCTGTTTTACTTTAAGATATGTCTCCCTTGGATTCACTGTAAGGGCTACATTGGAAGGCAGTGTCCAGGGTGTAGTTGTCCATACCAGGAAATATTCGTCAACGCCCTTTTTCTTGAACTTTACTATAACAGTTGTTGTCTTTATTTCCTTGTAGCCTTGAGCCACCTCATGGCTGGCAAGTCCTGTACCGCATCTTGGGCAGTAAGGGGATATCTTGTGCCCTTCATAGATGTAGCCTTCTTCTTTGAATTTGTTCAATATCCACCAAACTGACTCTATATAATCATTTTCATAGGTTACATAGGGATGCTCCATATCTATGAGATAAGCCATCTTTTCGGTCATATCTCTCCACAGCCCTACATACTTGAAAACAGAATCACGGCATTTTTCATTGAATTCCTTTATGCCGTACTTTTCAATGTCCTGCTTGCCGGATAGCTTAAGCTCCTTCTCAACCTCAATTTCAACAGGAAGCCCATGGGTATCCCAGCCGGCTTTCCTCTTGACCTGATAGCCCTTCATTGTCTTGTAGCGGCATACTGTATCCTTCAATGTCCTTGACAGGACATGGTGTATGCCCGGTCTGCCATTGGCAGTAGGAGGTCCTTCGTAGAATATGAATGAATCCTTGCCTTCTCTGGTTTCTATGCTTTTTTTGAGGATATCAATCTCTTTCCAGTATTCCGATATGCTTTTTTCATTTTCAGCTGCTCGCTTGTCAGATAAAAATTTGAATTTGTCCATATTAAACATCCTTTCTGAGTATAGATTCTTAAAATATAAAGCCTTTATTTAAGCATTTTAACAATTAATGAAGCCTTTATGAAATGCACTTAACGGAAAGTGGAACATTAATGAAATTTATACTTTCCTATGCATTATAAAAAGTCCCTTCAGCTAAAGCCAAAGGGACGATAAAATACCGCGGTACCACCCAGGTTATGCATCACAGTTTAAACAAATGATACACCACTCAATGCATATAACGCATGCCTGCGAAAAGGCTTACTGGTTTTCAGCCGTTCAGCTCCGAGGTGATCTTCATAAACTGGCAAATGACAATCTTCCACCAAATGAATGTCTCTCTTTGAATTGCGTCCTTTACTACTGTCCTCTTCAATGCTTTTTTAATGTTTAAAATTAATATCCATAATTATATATTATGCACCCTTGCCCTGTCAAGTTCTTTACTATTATGCCCAAACGCTGCTACTTATTCAACACAGAATATGCCCTGTCTATATAAATAACAGCATTATAATTAGGATACCTTGCTTTTATTTCTTGAGCTACTTCCGCTGAGAGGTTCTTTGCCTTTTTCTCATCATATTCGTAAGGTACTACCAAGTCGAATATAAGGTTCTTATGTCCTTCGCCGCCTACTATCCTAAAGTCATGTATAGTCAATTCCTCACGCAATTCAGTTATAATTTCTATTACCTGCTCCAAAGTACTTTGGACAACTTTATCATCGGTATTGATAGGATCCATATGTATTACCAGATGTATATCAAGTTCTTCCGAAATCTCCTGCTCCGCCAGATCTATAATATCATGGGCTTCCATGATGTCCATCTTGGCAGGAATCTCTGCATGCAGCGAAACAACGCACCTGCCGGGGCCGTAATTGTGCACTATCATATCATGTATTCCGATTATTTTTTCATAACGCATGGTCTTTTCGGTAATTTCGGTTATGAATTTAGGCTCCGGAGCCTCTCCCAGCAGCGGGTTGAGTGTCTCCCTGGTAAGGGATATCCCTGAATAAATAATAAAAGCTGATACCAAGAGCCCGATATATCCGTCTATAGGGAAGGTTATCCACTTGGAGCAGAGCAGTGAAAAGGCAACTACTGATGTAGTTATCACATCACTTAGGCTGTCTGTAGCAGAAGCCTCCATTGTCTTGCTGTCTATTTTTCTTCCTATGTTTTTATAAAACCTGCTTAGCCAAACCTTTATCCCAATAGATATTATCAAAACAGAAAAAGATATAATATCAAATTTAAGCACCTCAGGGTTTATTACCCTTTCAAAGGAGCTTTTCAAGAACTCAAAACCCACAAGTATTACCAGGAAAGACACAATCATTGCAGATATGTATTCTATCCTCGCATGCCCAAAGGGATGCTCCCTATCGGCAGGCTTGTTTGTTATCTTGAAGCCTATAAGTGTTATTACAGATGAAGCCGCATCAGTCAGGTTGTTCACAGCATCAGCAGTAATTGCTATACTGTTTGACATTAAGCCTATCGTGACCTTTGCTGCCGAAAGCATCACATTGCAGACTATACCTACGAAGCCGCCCAGGTATCCGTATTTCTGTCTGACATTTTTATCCCTTATATTTTCATTATCCCTTACAAAGGTTTTTATAAGCATGTCTGTAAGCAATTCAACACCCCCGTACGTTCTGCAAAATATGAAAATTTTATATGTCTATTCATTATAATACTAAATAATATTAAAATCAAAGTGAATAAAAACACTACATTTTCCCGCCAGCATTTCTTATCTGCACCTTAACCTCAACGTTAATTTCAGATTCCTGTATTATTTTGTCAATATCCTCTTTCGTAATTTTTTCCCGTGTATGTGCCTTTATACTATTAGCAAGATTCAACGCATCAAACTTGAATTCCTCCTGAGTCTTTTTTACAAGAGCCTCTGCCCTCTTTTTAATATGCTGTTCCAAGGAATCCTGAAAGACCTTCAACAAATTCGTACCGTCCTGCATCGGTTTCTGCTTCTTATGCTCCACTATTACTCCTGCCAGTTTTATCTGTATATTGAAAGCATATTTATCCCCTTCTTTTCTCACAGTCACTTTCCTGCTGTTTGAGCCTTCAAAGGTTGCTTCATCAATAACCTTTCCATCCTTTTGCACCTTAAAAGACAGCGAGCCCCGGCATTTAATACCTCTCAACATAACAGCTGTCTCAGTTTCTTCCCTGCCCATATCACCAGATAATTTCCCTTTGTTCACCAGGCATGAGCCCGCAAGCATTATTTCCCCATTTCTATAAATGATATGCGGCAGTATAGCTGCTGTCTCATAGCTGACCAAATCTCTGTTTAAGCGGAACAGTGTTGTGTATGGAGAGAAACTTGTATTCTTGCTGTTCTCCATGAGGGCCTTCAAATATATTCCTACATTTGGGTAATTGGGGATTGGTTTTTTAATAAGATCTACGGCCCTTCCTTTCGCTATCACAATGAACAAAGAAGCCTTTACCCTAGGGTTTCTCACAATTACATCAATTATTTCCAAAATGTTTTCTTTTTTAACTAGCTCCTCGCCTAAAAGCAGAAGCTGTATTTGCCCAAATATCACCTGTTCCCCAATCTGCGTATTTCTTCTTCCCCTTGCTTCTCCGATTATTTGCCCTGTGGTATCAATTATATGGAATTTTCCCTTTACATCCTCGTAGAACACAGGGACCCCGACAGTTACAAGATACTTGTCATCCGGGTATTCCTTCTCGCTTTCCAGTATTGTGTCATATGCAACAATAAGCGGAACAGACAAATCATCCAATTCTTTAGCATCCCAACAGCCCGTAAGCATAGTCAGACAAAGTAAAATGGCGAACAAGCGAATTGCACTTCTACGCATTTTCGTTTTGTTTTCCACCCCTCTTCCCTGTGAATAATCCGCATATAATGAGTATGAGCGGTAAAGCAATTCCTATTGACAATGCAATCAGCCCCACATTATCAGAAAGTTTAAAAACCTCAAGTACGTTCTTAGGGTAATAGGCTATTCCTATTATTATTGGAAATAGGGCTAGGGTGCTCCACCTTTGAGATTTCAATTTAAAAAGTTCCGCTATAATATGACTTGCACAAAAATACTGGATACTGATAGGCCTGAAGGATACACCTATCCAAGCCTGTATGAACAGGAATTCAATTCTTTCAATTACCGGTACCTCTGCTGTTGCAAGCAGTCTAAGTGAAGGCCATATGAATTTTTGTGTAAGCTCAGTCCCAAAGACTAAAATAACACCAACAACAAAATACAAGTAAATAGCAAGGGTTATCAGGAGAGCATACAAGCTTGCTCCAAAAGCTTCCTTCTCCCGTAATACATAGGGGTGGAAAACAATATACAGCTCAAATCCTGAGAAAGCAAAACCTGTTGTCAGTGCAGCCTTGGCATAATCCGATACTTTGAAGTTCAGAATGGGCATCAGGTTTCGAATATCAGCATTGCTTATGATTGCGGGCAAGGAGAAAAACACTATAGGCAGAAGTATGTAAAAAAGAAATTCATTTACCCTTCCTAGCACCTTTGCATTACTTGATGCCAGATAAGCACATACGGAAAGCATCAGTACCAGCTTGACCAGCATCGGTGTCTCGCTAAGCAAAAACATAGATACTACCTCTATGAAGACTCTGAGCAGAACTGAAGCTGTGAGTATCGAGTATGATGCCAATAGTATACTGAACAGGCCTCCCAGCCACCTGCCGCTAACCGACCTGCACACTTTCACAAAGCTGACCGCATTATTTTTTTTGTATAGAAATCTTATTAATGAAAGTGAAGCAAGGGGGAACAGCGAACCCAGAAGAACTGCCAGCCATGCATCCTGTCCCACTTCCTTTGCTGCAAGCCTGGGAAGGCTCAATATGCCGGAGCCAAGCATACTTCCTATCATAATAAAAATAAGCTGTTTGCTCGTAATATCTAATCCACTTTTACTTTCCATCTTTCTGCTCCCTTGCATTTACCACTCTCTTCTTATTATATCCAGGTATAGAAACAGGCCTTTCCTTCATTGCCCAAATAGGCACCCTTATGTACAAATCCTTGAGATCCTTAAATCTGGTGGGTGCTATTGGGGCAAAGTATGGGACACCAAAACTTTCTAAACTGCAAAGGTGTATTATTATTATCAGCCAACCTAGCGTAATGCCAAAAGCACCAAAGGATGCAGCCGCCAAAATAAGAAAAAGCCTCAATAGCCTAATGACTAAAGACATGCTGTAGTTAGGTATAATAAAATTGCATATGATTGTTATTGTTATTACTATTATCATTGCAGGACTGACCAGATTCGACCTAACTGCCGCATCCCCCAGGATTATACCTCCCACTACTCCTAATGTCGTCGCTACTGCCGTAGGCAATCTCAAGCCAGCTTCCCGAAGCGATTCTATTACAAACTCCATGATTAATGCCTCTATAACCGGAGGGAAAGGTACCTTTTTTCTGAGTTCAGCAATATTAAGCAGCAGTTCTAAAGGGACCAGCTCCGGATGGAAGGAGGTCAGCGCAATGTAAGCCGGTGCTGCACTTGTCGTTACAAGAAA includes:
- a CDS encoding Ger(x)C family spore germination protein; the encoded protein is MRRSAIRLFAILLCLTMLTGCWDAKELDDLSVPLIVAYDTILESEKEYPDDKYLVTVGVPVFYEDVKGKFHIIDTTGQIIGEARGRRNTQIGEQVIFGQIQLLLLGEELVKKENILEIIDVIVRNPRVKASLFIVIAKGRAVDLIKKPIPNYPNVGIYLKALMENSKNTSFSPYTTLFRLNRDLVSYETAAILPHIIYRNGEIMLAGSCLVNKGKLSGDMGREETETAVMLRGIKCRGSLSFKVQKDGKVIDEATFEGSNSRKVTVRKEGDKYAFNIQIKLAGVIVEHKKQKPMQDGTNLLKVFQDSLEQHIKKRAEALVKKTQEEFKFDALNLANSIKAHTREKITKEDIDKIIQESEINVEVKVQIRNAGGKM
- a CDS encoding cation diffusion facilitator family transporter; translation: MLTDMLIKTFVRDNENIRDKNVRQKYGYLGGFVGIVCNVMLSAAKVTIGLMSNSIAITADAVNNLTDAASSVITLIGFKITNKPADREHPFGHARIEYISAMIVSFLVILVGFEFLKSSFERVINPEVLKFDIISFSVLIISIGIKVWLSRFYKNIGRKIDSKTMEASATDSLSDVITTSVVAFSLLCSKWITFPIDGYIGLLVSAFIIYSGISLTRETLNPLLGEAPEPKFITEITEKTMRYEKIIGIHDMIVHNYGPGRCVVSLHAEIPAKMDIMEAHDIIDLAEQEISEELDIHLVIHMDPINTDDKVVQSTLEQVIEIITELREELTIHDFRIVGGEGHKNLIFDLVVPYEYDEKKAKNLSAEVAQEIKARYPNYNAVIYIDRAYSVLNK
- the ileS gene encoding isoleucine--tRNA ligase yields the protein MDKFKFLSDKRAAENEKSISEYWKEIDILKKSIETREGKDSFIFYEGPPTANGRPGIHHVLSRTLKDTVCRYKTMKGYQVKRKAGWDTHGLPVEIEVEKELKLSGKQDIEKYGIKEFNEKCRDSVFKYVGLWRDMTEKMAYLIDMEHPYVTYENDYIESVWWILNKFKEEGYIYEGHKISPYCPRCGTGLASHEVAQGYKEIKTTTVIVKFKKKGVDEYFLVWTTTPWTLPSNVALTVNPRETYLKVKQNDEIYYLEKTLSHKVLGEEFEVLEEIKGKDMEYMEYEQLMPFVNPEKKAFFVTVADYVTTEDGTGIVHTAPAFGEDDYNTGRRYDLPVLQPVNEAGKFTATPWEGQFVMDADPEVIKWLALEGKLFKKEKVDHNYPHCWRCKTPLLYYAKPSWYIEMTKLRDNLVANNNAVNWFPDYIGEKRFGNWLENVNDWALSRNRYWGTPLNIWRCGCGHTDSIGSRKELVERSIEKIDESIDLHRPYVDDVHIKCEKCGGTMTRVKEVIDCWFDSGAMPFAQHHYPFENKENFEKLFPADYICEAIDQTRGWFYSLIAISTFVMGTSPYKNVLVNGHLVDKDGRKMSKSLGNTVDPFEMFDKYGADAIRWYMLYVSPVWSTTKFDEDGLKEVLSKFFGTLKNVHTFFALYANTDSIDPKDFFVEYCDRPELDRWMLSKYNNLVREVTAELDEYDLNRSVRKIQNFVNEDLSNWYIRRSRRRFWETELTEDKKAVYNTTYEVMVGVSKLIAPFAPYLSEEIYRNLTGELSVHVADFPVQNEKLIDDKLEERMDLVRSLVGMGRASREQVRIKVRQPIQKVFIDAKYEELISYLIPLIQEELNVKEVIFEKDLNRYMNFSLKPNYKFAGSILGGKIKTFAKVLQEMDASVYAPKLEAGETVKVNLDGETLEINKDYVITSIAAKEGFTVTTENNLFIILDTTLTKELIEEGYAREFISKVQQMRKNNNYEMMDRINIYFDGDDEIAGAVSAYKDYIMKETLAEKVERVTDKSFEVQDLNGHETGMKLERV